The genome window ataatttgtcatgtattatatcgcgaatttcaaaaaatctaaattttttgatatcagaatgacattcctcgtattcagaatgcaattcggtgtGTCTGGTTTgatctcgtgtcccacaaaaaatactatgcaaacgttgttATAAGCTATTTGCAACACGTGGCATTAGTCAAAGAATTCAAAATTGCACTTGACGCTTTTGGGCTTTTGTAAGTCTTAGGGTTCCTGCGTTAAAGTTGTCAAATGTGGTTTTTTTCACATACAAATATAGCAAGACTCACTATAGAGATAAAGGGTTCTGAATTTTAATAGGcctaatggaaaatatttatctCTTTCAGAAACTGAGTTACCGAAATATTCTAGAACACATGCAAATCAAATGAAACAATAATTATTCAATATTTATGAGGTcatttctatattttattgttaaatGAAAAAGCAAACCTACATCAGTACACTGTACTATCATTATatactaagtataataattacGGTATATAATGAAATACTAATGAAAACATAGAGGAAAATGACTGAACATCAATTGTTTTGAAGCCAAGGCATTGAAAAAAGACACTattaaacagagaggagggcacatatttccttagccacgtatatgatccactttTAAAGACTGCAAATAAGTCTAAACCTCATCGGAAACCCATCTCCCGGGAAAGtgggatcagatgaccatatcaatcatacctgatgaagtcctccgatgtgaagaacgaaatattgtagtgaataaAAAAGGTTTTGTCAAGCTAAAATGTCTTTTCGTTCACTCTTCTCATGTTTAAAGTGTCATAACACAAACCTATAGTGTACACCGATGCAATGCATCATTATTCATAAACGAATAACAAATCTTGATTACAAAAAGTTGTGtataaattttgttaaaaatctcAAAAAGGCAGAACCATTACAGAACCAAGGGGGGCActttacaaaaacgttttaaaaacgcattCATGATCTGTTAATATCCCGACATATAAATGTTATAACACGTTTTGAATAaactttttataaacattttagtGTTGGTTGGGACTGACATTATGCTCATGGGAAACAAACCAAGATCGACGAACGACCCCCACCCCCGGGCCCCACCCCAGCCACTAGTCTTTGAACAAACCACCAGCCTCAGTATCAGCGATGGTGAAATGAAAGTGTAAAGTAAAGAGTCTAATCCGGGAGTctaataataatgaaataaaattatatacattTGTTTTGCTCAAGACAcgtatatatacatttaatattattaagagGTATAGATGTATCAGAGACAACTATAATTAATagtgctcgataccaataaatggtagagctattttaaaataaaatcaaataaaatctgtgtttattttttacatttaatattatatatttaacaTTAGCTTTTTGATGGGAATTATTAACAGATTGTAGAAGTAAATGCAAATAATATCTATAGTATacaatataattttatttattgtagagaatcttaaaggagtatttcgtgatcctagcatcctccatttatgtcatttttcattagatatccacaaaaaacctattcccaaaaattcagttgattccgattttgcgttcgcgagttatgcatgattatgtgtattacactgctccatagacaatgcgttgtaatgtcgttctggtgcaccagaacgaaattcaaatttcacgatatctttgctaaacgaattaatctgcaagaaatattttgcacataaacattatgtagccagaggtttccagtgataaaaatctcaactttttttgagaaaagtgggggggtgaggctgtggatcacgaaatgcccttttaattatatTCTTAGTATGAAACCAAATCTCCAATGTGtaattgaaatattaaaaatttaatcGATACATGTAGACGCATCCACGGCTGGGAAGTGCTCGAAGAAACCCTGCAAAAAGGAACAAAATAGTAACAAATAATGACCAATTTCAAAACCACAGAAAATACACTGCAGGTAATTATAAATTGATAATAGAATAATTATCTTTCTTTTTGGTTTATTTTCGTCCATGAGAGCACATAATTTGAAGAATATATTAGGGGGCTGTCCTATAATTATGAGACCTCTCATATTTTGAACGTCTTGtaatgttttcctaagcctttttttttatagagcgtgttatttaaaaggtgcctcgtaattctcgctattcgcaataagggcgccgccagcggttttgcgatgtaatcgtgatgtatcatgggaaaaggtcgacatcaagtcacGCGAATACGATATTACCATGCTACTTacataatgtgatttgaaatttgacaataatttttttagtttgtcgATTTGGTGTTACAcgcgttatattgacaaactcaaAAATATTAATCACGTGATTTGAAAtttgcatggtaatattcgtattcgCGGACTTgaatgtcgaccttttcccatgatacatcacgattttcccatgatacatcacgattacatcgcaaaccgctggcggcgcccttattgcgaatagcgagaattgtggaCCAAAAATCGCTCGCCCCTCATTCGGATAATAAGCTAGTCACTTGATCTAAAATTTAAGCCTGCCAAAATTTTGACTGTAAGATTGTCATGATCACTAAGTTGCCATTAGTTcatcatgtatacatgtagttaCTAGTTAGTATACATTGGCTTATGAGGGGGCTGAAACGTAAAACATTCAGTTTTGGTGGgccaattttgcaaaatataaaaaaaaaacacccattttccctctattttatcacaattttttaattcaactaggatttaatggggctgaaaggtattccagccccagcaccaaaattattgaggggctgagccccccccacacacacacacccacacaccccaagCCCCcacccggttcctaagcctatggctTAGGTGACATGAACTTGATTCCCCAAAGTTGACAATTTTGTAGGGTACCATTGTAGCTTACGGAAGCTTTCCCTGTCATACTTATAAGTTTGAAGTATGCCTGCAttagttttctttttgttttccctCCAAATTAGTCTtaggttatttggtgttttgtttttgtttttgttttttctactTATTTTGATGCCTTTGCATGGTCATTGTTCAGATCACTGTCACACATCCTCCAGGATATTGACCAAATCGTGTATTTTGGTATGGTAAATGACTGATAGTGACTTATACATGTATAAGTATATAAAAATGAATGAACAGAAGCAAATAATACCTTGTATAAGATGTTAAGCTGTTGAATTCCTGTGGTACAGCACATCTCTCGGATAGAATGCATACTCAGTTGAGGGCCCCCTATGTCAACTGTTCGTAAACCAAGTTTAGCTGACAGGATTGGACCAATCGTAGAGCCACATGGACTGTCGTTCCTAACCACTACATCCTGCAAATGAATTAGttcaaatatgttacatttgaagagctttttttcccaaaaggatcAAATCCACTTTTTGTTGAAATTAGGTTATGTGCAGAATATGAAAGAGAGTGACAAAATACATAGTATATCCTTTGTTTCACATCTGTAACACTATATGTTCTGGTCCGGCGAAGTTAATGGTCCACGATATTTTCCGgaaatttgaataattatattaaaatattgaatatttGAATTATACTAAAATGGTGGAAACTGGGTTCTCAATGAAATGAATTCAAGAAAACAAAAATTGGATTTTTATTAATTGCAGACGAATAAAATTGATGTTGTTTCAAAAATATGTGCAAAATTTACAGTTTtctcacaaaatacaaaaaattgtaaTTAAAAAATGTTTAAGATATCATTATGGGCCAATTTAACTGTGGTATTCTGTTTTTAGTGTGACTTGAACTTGCCTTTCAGGTGCCATCTTCGTTTGAAATAAAGTGTTTCTTATAAAGCATAAATATACGTAAGACTTTTACCTGTAATGGCACATTGACTTTGTCAGCAATTTGTCGTAGTATAGCTGCTGTGACAGCAGTAGTAGCATATCGTTGGTTTCCATTGAATTTGAGAACAGGACCCTATATTGTGAGAAAATAGACCAACGTAAAAATGGAAGAATAGTTGATATCACAAAAGTTTAAAGGAAAAAGAGACAGAGTGGGCCGAAGGGAAAAGGAGCAAAGGTGGCAAGAAGAGAGGATAGAGTCAGTGAGAGAGCAATAAAGCATGGACTGATACAGACATAGATGGAAAAGATACAAATGAggaaaataatatcaattaaagaaaataaatttaTGTCAAATACCTTATGCAATCCAACTTTATGATTCTCCTCGTGTTTGTCTCTGAAAAAAGGAAAGTAAAAGAAAAGTGTATAAACATCATAACTAACAATTCTGCTTTTATATTAACATTCCCATTAAACCTACTATGAATTCTCTTTCTGATGGAGCcactatcaaaaaacaaaaaatatccgtcaagtggtttagctttaatgcccttcggaagagagtggTCTCCAAGTTGCAtttgatttacacagggaattttgcaggccatgcgtgcccttccttataaaacaccaaagtgcgaatattttcaaatatctaaattagccaaaaatttaggacatgttacaaaactatgttttctagaatttcagagagtacaacaaatattggccggttattttttcacacagtgacgttaactaggaaatgccatatacctctaacatacactgtttgtagaggtcacgcatcaatggtgagagcactgtgtattgtgtataggaaaatgaacagtaactgcagtatgtataatTAGGCTTCGACGGCTTCCTGCAACCGATGACGTCCTCGATTGGAATATGTCCGCATTAATGTGGAGTGTATATCCCAGACAAATTCCATATACCAACGACGTCGCCCATGCACCATCAACCCGGCGCACTCTGCGCCGCAAATGACGAGCTTGTTCTTCGTTTCTGTTTTTCATATAAACATATAACATAAACTTACGAGTAATTGGGATGGACTGCGTGTGCTTGGTCTGCGCTAACCAAGTAAGACTTGCTGACTGCTTCTTCAAATGCAACAGGGTTGGTTCCAGCACAAAGGCGTCTCATGATCCACTCAGACAACGAGGAGGCTGCTCCTTGTGCACTTTCTGAACCGACCTACATGTAAATAAATCATTCATACATTGTTTAAAACTAACTAAGGCTTAAAGATAACTAAGGTTTAAAGATAACTAAGGCTGATAgtaaattgttcacttgattctTGAGAGTTGTCCTCTCGGTCTTTTCACTGTCCGTCTttaaatctgtttctcacttcccTTTCCATGTATCCCAGCATGTTTCAATAATTATGCTTTTTAGCCAGGCCTGAACAGTTTGTTTGAGCTTGGTTCCATCCAGACCCAAGTTTGTCTCCACACGCaacgaccgtttaaacaaacaaacaaacaaacatatttgtGTATTTAGGAGTGTAATGAGGTATTATCATAAGAAGACAGTTAGGCTATTTCTTTACTTCTTTACACTCTTCAAAATGAAAGCGTTTCATTATATCTGAAACAAGGTTTGATCTGATCCATACAATGCAGTTTGAGTTCTCATCATCATTGAAATATTGTTACCCCGGACTGTAACAAAGCAGATAACAAGTAAAAGTTTGATGATAAATTTACTTACTTCTTCGTTGTCAAAAAGTAGTACCATTCGGATATTGGGCTCATTTTTCAGACTATCTTTATCCTTACTGGACTCGATTAGACCCTatgaaaatatatacaataaagttaaaatgttaatgttatttcACTCATTCTATGCAATAATTTGTTGCCCAAAACATGTGATTCTACTGCATGCAGTAATTTCCGTTAAACCCAACCTACTATTAATTGAACAAACACGTCAGATTTTACAAGCATACAgcaattaaaaaatggaaaaatggaAAATCTGGGTCACTTGGCCGGGGTCACTTGGGCCTAGATAATAGGGTTTTTGTcacctaaatgggctattccatttataatccacactacccctctggaagatttagctaaagtcatcTAAAGAGGGAGTATTTAGTTGCAAATAAAATAGACAGTTGGGTTACTTCCATTCGAAATATTCACTCCAGTTATGGaagatattaatattataaagcCATAATATAGGAGAAGTATGGGTTACAAAATGATGTACCCTgaccaattgcatttgaaaaacatatactCCCAAACTCCCATGTGGATATTTCTCAAATCTTCCacagtttattctacaaatcatatattttgaaaacttgcttgatttattgaacCTGCTAGGTTTCATTTTCTCTTTCCTTTCAGGTGTATTCTCTCGAATTTCCTTCATTGTTGCTACTGGAATTTGTCGAATTCCAAATTAAACCAATTCGAATGAAatagaaaataaagaaaagtgaTACATTCCTTACCTGAAGTGAAGAGAAGCAATTGACCTGGTTATCAAGGCGTGGAGAAAAGATGAATTCGTCAAAAGCACCACCCAATGTCTGCATTACCAGAATagaatgaaatgaaagaaatattttgaaatcttatgtacgTCATATTTAAAAGTTCCTGAAATCATAAAATGAAAGTAAAACAAAGACAGGAAAGAAATttttgtttaccatgtttactgtagtATGAATATTAAGAAATAAGTAATACAAATTGGTATAACCTATgctctacaccaggcacaaaaagaaactcgtcagttatagtcatccttgctgttcaacaacctgataattttggattattctgaaatatacattttgttaattggattttgctgtctcatttgacaccctgtttgtgaaaatcgagcaagaattaaccaagatatgcgcctccaaaccctcaaaccccaaaatgcaaTTATAACGATTAAATTGTGCCTGTtatattgtgtgctttattgattgtcCCGTGGTGcgtgtgtgcaatacaacgatacgTTCCCATTAAAATCGTTGAGATTGCaatttttgattttggggtttgaggctttggaggcgcatatcttggtcaattcttgttcgattttcacaaacagggtgtcaaatgagaaagcaaagtccaatcaacaaaatgtatatttcataataatcagaaattatcatgttgttgaacagcaaagatgactataactgacgagtttctttttgtgcctggtgtacaatACTCTGCGTTCTACCATAATACTTACAGCAGGTTGAGTATCTGCCAAACAAAGctcaaaatccaaaatctggtctGGTTGAACACTTAGCTGCTTACATATCAGATTCATAAGGGCTGGATGATGCTTGGCAGACTGGAAGTAACAAAGAACAAACTATTCATAAGCAATGATATAGCAACCGGAACAATACAGTGCGATGTGTAGTCTAAGTATTCACAATACATGAATATATGATTGTCGACTAAGTTGACGATTGAACTTGGATTTGCTGATAGCTCTCATTACATCATTATTATTGAGAACGTCAAATAAAAGGTGATGAAGCAGGAAAGCTAAtgaactacagtaagccaaataattaaggtgccagttatgttcaccccttgtatatcctaatcAAAGACAGATATCAaatttggaaccagcagccaatagctacatcttttagctcgaatttaagacctcatttgttgaaattgttgaaGAAATAAtcacacgacgatccaaaaactcaaggaagatgccaatgtaaaagttgccgTTTGCTCCATatgatgccctattgatttgtacacaacgcgttCGCAAACTAGCGAATTAGCACCGtgattccattgattagcacgttaaaactagcgtcgtgctttcattgattagaacacaaaagtgcaacttttgatttcgtttcttcattagattttagatcacagtttctttaattctcaaccaacttcaacaaataaggtcttaaagcagagctaaagagtacagatattggctgcttgttttatatTATcttacatatttgtctttatttaggatataggggtgaacacaactggtaccttaattctttggctttaTACTGTATATAAGCAGACAACCGCGTTGTTTTGTTAAATCAATGTCATATTTTAGTTTCACACTAATACCGTACAGCCCTACTGGTACCTCCATTTAGGGTTATAATTAAAACAACCATAATTGGAGTAAAAAACAAACCAGAGAACAATTGCATACCTGGCTCGACGTCTTGTCCTCATCTCCACCTTGTACCACTGTTGGCTTCTCCAATTCGTCTTGTACACATGTAGCTAGAATAGGAACTCTagaaaaaatacaaatacaatatgTAAAAATAACTCAATGTgccatcaaatcaaatcaacccAATGGATTAATTGGTTTCCCATTGTTATTggcatttattttatattatataattataatactattgtTATAATTGTTTTTGCTATTATACCGGAATTGGTACTTCTTCCaggtatttaatttgttattgtaTTGAGgaatatataaatatatgaatgaatgaatatatgaagacctgagcgcaagaagaccgtaagtccatatttggcattttgagatttcatggatatgatcgtttaaacttttcaaaataagataatttggaaacccaaaaagccataatatagatacttctcaggtacatgggtataggcaagaagaatcattttgtatatcaaccaattaaatatctgtaatattgattgatattattttatagtcttgcgctcggattgaaacaaaagcttataactcaaaactgaatgcagatgttggaaatatttaaccattatcggtaatctatgtgcaaagacgagcgatttgacaccttgtttgttgaattttggttgttttaaaatttgacctcagttgccctttaaccggaaatgaccctctaactcattaaccgaTCTCAAAAcgtatgataaattatatatttccataatcgttgtgatgagacgagtaatttgacatgtctcttgacgacattggataattttacatttttgacccctcttgacccctcacgtgacccctataCTATGGAAAGGAggccaaatgtcaaaaaaaattgtcacaatttttgtcttcatccaataacttcaaaaccacctgtaactcaatttcgtcttaagtggacttacagtcttcttgcgctcaggtcttcatattgaagtcgtgttttatttcattcaaacttAACTTAATTACCTACTTATTACAGAGGTAGAGGTCTTAATGTTAAgcaggggtcgcatttaaggagtttgcgcgtccagggactccttacttttttattttggccattttggactccttaaatgacaagttgaaagtgaccaaagggtccgataaaaactgtatggactcctttaGTTTTACGATGCACGGTGGCGTAAATCAGTATAAGAATCGTCgatcaaaagtaaaaaataaaaagatcagtaaatcttccaaatcaccataggccaacgacactaataatttcactggaatatttgacaagttccaaagtttagaatttTGGACAGGTTGACTCCTTGAATTCTCATTGGACcacttaaatgttggttttgcaggtaccaaagggtccagaaaaattaaattggacccgttgattttttgtgctcgtgCTACCCCTGATGTTAAGGGAATCAATGCACATTACTACGTGTATTTTAGATTCAAATTCGTGACGTTGTATATCTACTTACAGTTCACTTTCCTTATTGGGACCAAAGGCTTCGTTGTGTTTCCTATACAGATGAATGGCAATATTCGGTACTCGCAATATAGGTTTCTCCACGTGTATAAGGTGGTGTGTGACCTTGTCATCATTCTtgcaaaatttaaagaaaaaggaAAATCGAAGACAATTTGAATATTCGATTTCACTAGGTTAATAATAaacaccatactgcagttactgtccgttttcctatacacaatacacagtgctctttcccattgacgcgtgacctctacaaatagccctacgttaaaagtatggagatatgactagttaacgtcgctgtgtgaaaaataaccggccaatattaaaagtactcttctaaagttctagaaaatatagtttttaacatgtcctaaatttttagctaatttagatgtttggaaatattcgtactttggtgttttagttaatgttataggtaatagtacattgcctagttaacgtcgctgtgtgaaaaataaccggccaatattaaaagtactcttctaaaattctagacaatatagttttgtaacatgtcctaaattgttagctaatttaggtgtttggagagggtcgtacttttgtgttttaggaaggatatgtaaacgacagataacaccaaaaatatgaagaaattatttccaaaccgtgtttagtcaacaatcattatgttgctcattttcaagaatgctggtttacaaaaagcacgccattgtctcatttcgtgaacaaaagtacacataccatt of Amphiura filiformis chromosome 14, Afil_fr2py, whole genome shotgun sequence contains these proteins:
- the LOC140168941 gene encoding aspartyl aminopeptidase-like, which codes for MMSKEASEASAKQFIAFVNKAPSPYHVVNECRIKLLNAGFQELKERDHWDIKATEKYFVTRNQSTIVAFAVGGQYQPGNGFSMVGAHTDSPCLKVKPSSKKCKAGYLAVATECYGGGIWHTWFDRDLTVAGRILVKNDDKVTHHLIHVEKPILRVPNIAIHLYRKHNEAFGPNKESELVPILATCVQDELEKPTVVQGGDEDKTSSQSAKHHPALMNLICKQLSVQPDQILDFELCLADTQPATLGGAFDEFIFSPRLDNQVNCFSSLQGLIESSKDKDSLKNEPNIRMVLLFDNEEVGSESAQGAASSLSEWIMRRLCAGTNPVAFEEAVSKSYLVSADQAHAVHPNYSDKHEENHKVGLHKGPVLKFNGNQRYATTAVTAAILRQIADKVNVPLQDVVVRNDSPCGSTIGPILSAKLGLRTVDIGGPQLSMHSIREMCCTTGIQQLNILYKGFFEHFPAVDASTCID